Proteins co-encoded in one Ruegeria sp. YS9 genomic window:
- a CDS encoding HAD-IA family hydrolase — translation MSAPLRLVLFDVDGTLVDSQGSIVHSMTASFQAASVPVPTRKAILSIVGLSLPHAIARLAPEQPVSVQNDLVEGYKEAFHAHRLELGAASSPLYPGAREAIEALHAVPEVLLGVATGKSQRGLDALIEAHGLEPYFVTRQVADHHPSKPHPSMVQTALAETGVDPACAVMIGDTSFDMDMAAAAGVRGIGVTWGYHDRSALTAASCIVETFDQLPNALAGMWN, via the coding sequence ATGAGCGCACCCTTGCGGCTGGTCCTGTTCGACGTCGATGGTACCCTGGTCGACAGTCAGGGCAGCATCGTTCATTCCATGACCGCCAGCTTTCAGGCCGCTTCCGTGCCGGTTCCGACGCGAAAGGCGATCCTGTCCATTGTCGGCTTGTCGCTACCGCACGCCATCGCACGGTTGGCGCCGGAACAGCCCGTCTCGGTCCAGAACGATCTGGTTGAAGGGTATAAAGAGGCCTTTCACGCCCATCGTCTTGAATTGGGCGCGGCAAGTTCGCCGCTGTACCCCGGTGCGCGCGAGGCGATTGAAGCGTTGCATGCCGTGCCCGAAGTGCTTCTTGGCGTGGCAACCGGCAAGTCGCAGCGCGGGTTGGACGCATTGATCGAAGCCCACGGGCTGGAACCGTATTTCGTGACCCGACAGGTCGCGGATCACCACCCGTCAAAGCCGCATCCGTCCATGGTGCAGACCGCATTGGCGGAAACCGGGGTCGATCCGGCCTGTGCAGTGATGATCGGCGACACGAGCTTTGACATGGATATGGCCGCGGCCGCCGGCGTTCGCGGCATCGGCGTCACCTGGGGCTATCACGACCGATCGGCTCTGACGGCAGCTTCTTGTATTGTCGAAACCTTTGACCAGTTGCCCAATGCGCTGGCTGGGATGTGGAATTGA
- a CDS encoding ATP12 family chaperone protein, producing the protein MSDWKPKRFWKDSTVVAVDGGFTVELDGRRVKTPAKADLILPTRPMAEAVAGEWDAQEKEVDPAAMPFTRSANAAIDKVRIQHGEVADMLADYGDSDLLCYRATHPQELHDRQSAEWDPALDWAETALSARLVPVAGVLHQPQSESALATLRSRVHGLDAFQLAAFHDLVSLSGSLILGFAAAMNWRNPDEIWRISRLDETWQIEQWGHDEEAHQVAETKKAAFMHAKRFFDISV; encoded by the coding sequence ATGAGTGACTGGAAACCGAAACGCTTCTGGAAGGACAGCACCGTTGTCGCGGTTGATGGCGGCTTCACCGTCGAACTGGATGGCCGCAGGGTCAAAACACCCGCCAAGGCAGACCTGATCCTGCCAACCCGCCCCATGGCCGAAGCGGTGGCAGGGGAATGGGACGCCCAGGAAAAAGAGGTTGATCCTGCCGCGATGCCTTTCACCCGTTCTGCAAATGCAGCGATTGACAAAGTCCGCATCCAGCACGGCGAAGTTGCCGACATGCTGGCCGATTATGGCGATTCTGATTTGTTGTGCTATCGCGCAACCCACCCGCAGGAGTTGCATGATCGTCAGAGCGCCGAATGGGATCCCGCCCTGGATTGGGCCGAGACCGCACTGTCCGCCCGTCTGGTTCCGGTTGCCGGGGTTCTGCATCAACCGCAGTCGGAATCCGCCCTGGCGACATTGCGATCTCGGGTGCACGGGCTGGATGCGTTCCAACTGGCCGCTTTTCACGATCTGGTCAGCCTGTCGGGGTCATTGATTCTTGGCTTTGCGGCCGCCATGAATTGGCGCAATCCGGACGAAATATGGCGCATTTCAAGATTGGATGAAACCTGGCAGATTGAACAATGGGGCCATGACGAAGAAGCCCATCAGGTTGCCGAGACCAAGAAAGCGGCATTCATGCATGCCAAACGCTTCTTTGACATATCGGTTTGA
- a CDS encoding amino acid ABC transporter substrate-binding protein, which yields MKKSVFLGAATIAGLAAGAAMAGTVDDVKARGKLNCGVTTGLVGFAAPDANGEWQGFDVSLCRAVAAAVLGDANAVEFVPTTGKTRFTALASGEIDMLARNTTWTFSRDVDLKFEFTGVNYYDGQGFMVPKALGVSSAKELDGARVCIQTGTTTELNLADFFRANNISYEPVPIETNAEAQQQYLAGACDVYTTDASGLAATRATFEAPDEHILLPEIISKEPLGPLVRHGDHEWGDVVRWTLNALISAEELGVTSANIDELSAGTDNPEINRLLGTEGTLGEMLGLDADWAAKAIKAGGNYGEIFAKNIGEETPIGLARGLNAQWTEGGLLYSPPFR from the coding sequence ATGAAAAAATCCGTATTCTTGGGCGCGGCAACGATTGCCGGTCTTGCTGCTGGCGCAGCCATGGCAGGGACCGTTGACGACGTTAAAGCACGCGGCAAGCTGAATTGTGGTGTGACCACCGGTCTGGTTGGTTTTGCTGCGCCCGACGCCAATGGCGAATGGCAGGGCTTTGACGTATCGCTGTGCCGCGCCGTTGCTGCTGCCGTTCTGGGCGACGCCAACGCCGTTGAATTCGTTCCGACCACCGGTAAGACACGCTTTACCGCTCTGGCCTCTGGCGAGATCGACATGCTGGCACGGAACACCACCTGGACCTTCAGCCGCGACGTCGACCTGAAGTTCGAATTCACCGGCGTGAACTATTATGACGGTCAGGGCTTCATGGTTCCCAAGGCGCTGGGCGTCAGCTCGGCCAAGGAACTGGACGGCGCCCGTGTCTGCATCCAGACCGGTACCACCACCGAGCTGAACCTGGCCGATTTCTTCCGTGCCAACAACATCAGCTACGAGCCGGTTCCGATCGAAACCAACGCCGAAGCGCAGCAGCAGTACCTGGCTGGTGCATGTGACGTTTACACCACCGACGCATCGGGTCTGGCTGCAACCCGCGCCACCTTCGAAGCGCCGGACGAGCACATCCTGCTGCCCGAAATCATCTCGAAAGAGCCGCTGGGCCCGCTGGTCCGTCATGGCGACCACGAGTGGGGCGACGTCGTGCGCTGGACTCTGAACGCACTGATTTCGGCTGAAGAGCTGGGCGTGACATCGGCAAACATCGACGAACTGAGCGCCGGCACCGACAACCCGGAAATCAACCGCCTGCTGGGTACAGAAGGCACTCTGGGTGAAATGCTGGGTCTGGACGCCGACTGGGCTGCCAAAGCGATCAAAGCTGGCGGCAACTATGGTGAAATCTTCGCCAAGAACATCGGTGAAGAAACACCGATCGGTCTGGCGCGCGGCCTGAACGCACAGTGGACCGAAGGTGGTCTGCTGTACTCGCCGCCGTTCCGTTAA
- a CDS encoding amino acid ABC transporter permease has product MSTMTDPPKADFRLSMLINDTRYRSLTFQVIAAIVIALSIWYLGNNLIQNLRAAGLNISYSFLGDSAGYDINQRLVEYDSQSSHARAALVGLLNTLLVAFLACITATVFGVIAGVLRLSNNWLVSKLMAVYVEIFRNIPVLIWIIIIFTIMTAVLPPPSAFRGENPTSSMLFGSFAFTNRGIYFPRPEFANGLFASAALNWLLVIAVLIGSWFVSGEVEKRATKKQEETGERPATLLPKLAIWLVPFVLLMIIMGLTWDVPELKRFNFSGGLNAGGPLIALWFALSIYTGAFIAENVRAGIQAISKGQTEAAAALGLRQGRIMKLVILPQALRVIIPPLISQYLNITKNSSLAIAVGYADITATLGGITLNQTGRAIECVLLLMLFYLTASLLISTGMNIYNASVKLKER; this is encoded by the coding sequence ATGTCGACTATGACTGACCCACCGAAAGCTGATTTTCGGTTGTCTATGCTCATAAACGATACCCGCTATCGCTCTCTTACATTTCAGGTGATTGCGGCCATCGTCATTGCGCTTTCGATCTGGTATCTGGGCAACAACCTGATCCAGAACCTCAGGGCCGCAGGGCTCAATATTTCCTATTCTTTCCTCGGCGATTCCGCCGGGTATGACATCAACCAGCGTCTTGTAGAATATGACAGTCAGTCATCACATGCACGCGCGGCACTTGTAGGTTTGCTGAACACATTGCTCGTGGCCTTTCTGGCCTGTATCACTGCAACTGTTTTCGGTGTGATCGCGGGTGTTCTGAGACTGTCGAACAACTGGCTCGTATCGAAGCTGATGGCAGTATATGTCGAGATCTTCCGGAACATACCGGTGCTGATCTGGATCATCATCATCTTCACGATCATGACGGCCGTGCTGCCGCCGCCAAGCGCGTTCCGAGGGGAAAACCCGACGTCATCGATGCTGTTTGGGTCCTTTGCCTTTACCAATCGGGGCATCTATTTCCCGCGTCCTGAATTCGCCAATGGCTTGTTTGCATCGGCAGCCCTGAACTGGTTGCTGGTCATCGCCGTCCTGATCGGATCGTGGTTCGTCAGCGGCGAAGTCGAAAAGCGCGCAACCAAGAAGCAGGAAGAAACCGGCGAGCGTCCCGCGACGCTGTTGCCGAAACTGGCAATCTGGCTGGTGCCTTTTGTGCTGTTGATGATCATCATGGGCTTGACCTGGGATGTCCCCGAACTGAAGCGCTTTAACTTCAGCGGCGGACTGAATGCCGGCGGTCCTCTGATTGCACTGTGGTTCGCCCTGTCGATCTATACCGGTGCCTTTATCGCGGAAAACGTGCGTGCGGGTATTCAGGCGATCAGCAAAGGTCAGACCGAGGCCGCAGCCGCACTGGGCCTGCGTCAGGGACGGATCATGAAACTGGTCATCCTGCCCCAGGCATTGCGTGTCATCATCCCGCCGCTGATCTCGCAGTATCTGAACATCACCAAGAACTCGTCTCTTGCGATTGCCGTGGGCTATGCGGATATCACCGCAACACTGGGTGGTATTACCCTGAACCAGACCGGCCGGGCGATTGAATGCGTTCTGCTGCTGATGTTGTTCTACCTCACGGCCTCGCTGCTGATTTCGACCGGGATGAACATCTACAACGCTTCCGTCAAGCTGAAGGAGCGCTGA
- a CDS encoding amino acid ABC transporter permease yields MSDQATNPIAFVAEGTIPPSPPPANETGVIKWLRENLFSGVVNSILTVLSLILIYILLKNTLPWILNGVWNANSLAECREILGDKTGACFAVLTERWPQLIYGFKYPVDAYWRPNLAFVLMLVAIAPVLFFDLPRKMLLFTAVYPFLAFWLIWGGTILVPLVALVGCIAAGGVFQKLGNNSFAAGFFGAIVTALVIWNVGGALIPEGASENAWLSAVPSRDLGGFMLNMMLGVTCVSLSVPLGIALALGRQSNMPLIKWVCVIFIEFIRGVPLITLLFVASVMLAYFFPPDSTVDLFLRVVIMITMFSSAYIAEVIRGGLAALPRGQYEAADSLGLDYPQAMRLIILPQALKISIPGIVNVAVGLFKDTTLVSVISMFDLVGMIRGPILASTEWNGVYWELLGFAALLFFVVCYGISQYSQWLERRLATDHR; encoded by the coding sequence ATGAGTGATCAAGCAACAAACCCGATCGCCTTCGTGGCCGAAGGCACCATCCCGCCCTCACCGCCGCCGGCGAATGAGACCGGCGTCATCAAATGGCTGCGCGAGAATCTGTTTTCCGGGGTCGTCAATTCGATCCTGACAGTTCTGTCGCTGATCCTGATCTACATTCTTCTCAAGAATACCCTGCCATGGATTCTGAACGGAGTGTGGAATGCCAACTCGCTGGCGGAATGCCGCGAAATTCTGGGGGACAAGACCGGAGCCTGTTTCGCGGTTCTGACGGAACGCTGGCCGCAGCTGATCTATGGGTTCAAATACCCCGTCGATGCCTATTGGCGGCCGAACCTGGCCTTTGTGCTGATGCTGGTGGCGATTGCGCCGGTGCTGTTCTTTGACCTGCCCCGCAAGATGCTGTTGTTCACGGCGGTCTATCCCTTCCTGGCTTTCTGGCTGATCTGGGGTGGCACGATCCTTGTGCCTCTGGTTGCACTTGTTGGCTGCATAGCCGCCGGTGGTGTCTTCCAGAAGCTGGGCAACAACAGCTTTGCCGCCGGGTTCTTCGGAGCAATCGTGACCGCGCTGGTCATCTGGAACGTCGGAGGGGCCCTGATCCCGGAAGGCGCATCAGAAAACGCGTGGCTGTCGGCCGTTCCCAGCCGTGACCTGGGTGGCTTCATGCTGAACATGATGCTGGGCGTGACCTGTGTGTCGCTGTCGGTACCACTCGGGATCGCATTGGCCTTGGGGCGACAGTCGAACATGCCGCTGATCAAGTGGGTCTGTGTCATCTTCATCGAGTTCATCCGCGGCGTGCCTCTGATCACGCTGCTGTTCGTGGCTTCGGTGATGCTGGCCTATTTCTTCCCGCCTGACAGCACGGTCGACCTGTTCCTGCGCGTTGTGATCATGATCACCATGTTCTCGTCCGCCTATATCGCCGAGGTGATCCGCGGCGGTCTGGCAGCGCTTCCGCGTGGGCAGTACGAGGCCGCAGACAGTCTTGGGCTGGATTATCCGCAGGCGATGCGGCTTATCATCCTGCCACAGGCGCTGAAGATCTCGATCCCCGGGATCGTGAACGTGGCCGTGGGCCTGTTCAAGGATACGACACTGGTTTCGGTCATTTCGATGTTCGATCTGGTGGGCATGATCCGTGGTCCCATCCTGGCGTCGACCGAATGGAACGGCGTCTACTGGGAGCTTCTGGGCTTTGCCGCGCTTCTGTTCTTCGTCGTCTGTTACGGCATCTCTCAATATTCTCAGTGGCTCGAGCGTCGCCTTGCCACAGATCATCGTTAA
- a CDS encoding amino acid ABC transporter ATP-binding protein: protein MSELAIDREIDRSKMQVSDEVAIEINQMNKWYGSFHVLRDINLTVNQGERIVIAGPSGSGKSTLIRCLNALEEHQQGTIVVDGIELSNDLKNIDKIRSEVGMVFQHFNLFPHLTILENCTLAPIWVRKTPKKEAEERAMHFLEKVKIPEQADKYPGQLSGGQQQRVAIARSLCMMPRIMLFDEPTSALDPEMIKEVLDTMIELAEEGMTMLCVTHEMGFARQVANRVIFMDAGQIVEQNEPEEFFNNPQSERTKLFLSQILGH from the coding sequence ATGTCTGAACTTGCAATCGACCGCGAAATCGACCGCTCCAAGATGCAGGTGAGCGACGAGGTCGCCATCGAAATCAACCAAATGAACAAGTGGTACGGGTCCTTCCACGTGCTGCGCGACATCAATCTGACCGTCAATCAGGGCGAGCGGATCGTGATCGCGGGCCCGTCGGGATCGGGCAAATCCACGCTGATCCGCTGTCTGAACGCGCTGGAGGAACACCAGCAGGGCACGATCGTGGTGGACGGGATCGAGCTGTCGAATGACCTGAAGAACATCGACAAGATCCGCTCCGAGGTTGGGATGGTGTTCCAGCACTTCAACCTGTTCCCGCATCTGACCATTCTGGAAAACTGTACGCTGGCCCCGATCTGGGTGCGCAAGACGCCCAAGAAAGAGGCCGAAGAGCGCGCGATGCACTTCCTGGAAAAGGTGAAAATTCCCGAACAGGCCGACAAGTATCCCGGTCAGCTTTCGGGTGGTCAGCAGCAGCGTGTGGCGATTGCCCGCTCGCTCTGCATGATGCCGCGGATCATGTTGTTCGATGAACCGACATCGGCGCTGGACCCCGAGATGATCAAAGAGGTGCTCGACACCATGATCGAACTGGCCGAGGAAGGCATGACCATGCTGTGCGTGACGCACGAGATGGGTTTTGCCCGTCAGGTCGCCAACCGCGTGATCTTCATGGATGCCGGGCAGATCGTGGAACAGAACGAACCCGAAGAGTTCTTCAACAACCCGCAAAGCGAGCGGACCAAACTGTTCCTGAGCCAGATTCTGGGTCACTGA
- a CDS encoding histidine phosphatase family protein produces the protein MTRILILTRHAKSSWDSPGLGDHDRPLNKRGRKSAPAIAAWLRHHGWLPDEVLSSTSTRTRETWDRMGLQAKKISFLSALYHADSKVMLRELSGATEPAVLMLGHNPGIADFANRLVRQPPDHARFFDYPTCATTVMSFDINSWAEVRWQTGTVLGFTIPRELIE, from the coding sequence ATGACCCGAATTCTGATCCTGACACGTCATGCGAAATCAAGCTGGGATAGCCCGGGTCTTGGTGATCATGACCGCCCGCTGAACAAGCGTGGACGAAAGTCAGCCCCGGCCATCGCTGCTTGGTTGCGTCACCACGGCTGGCTACCGGATGAAGTTCTCAGCTCCACATCAACCCGCACCCGCGAGACATGGGATCGCATGGGTTTGCAGGCCAAAAAAATCAGTTTTCTCAGCGCGCTCTACCACGCTGATTCAAAGGTCATGCTGCGAGAGCTTTCGGGCGCTACGGAACCGGCTGTATTGATGCTGGGTCACAATCCCGGGATCGCCGATTTCGCCAACCGTCTGGTGCGACAACCGCCAGATCATGCACGCTTTTTCGATTATCCAACCTGTGCAACAACGGTCATGTCATTCGACATCAACAGCTGGGCCGAGGTCCGATGGCAAACCGGGACAGTGTTGGGGTTCACCATCCCGCGTGAGTTGATCGAATAA
- a CDS encoding ferredoxin codes for MTHLAQPSSDRDATPYEQVENAARHAGLLVMGALHPRHVAAQDLDTGTLILLGAGPDFWPALKASPEWHQADPVDRWSKRVVSQMAKALGARAYFPFSGPPYTPFIDWALKSGRTFSSPVGALVHDTVGMMISYRGALHFAEEFAIPAPAGVSPCETCAAPCTTTCPVSALNAQDFYDVAACHDHLGTAEGQTCMSGGCLARLACPLSAGAGRDPEQSAHHMKAFHPS; via the coding sequence ATGACACATCTTGCACAGCCTTCCTCTGATCGTGACGCGACGCCTTATGAACAGGTTGAAAACGCCGCCCGTCATGCTGGTTTGTTGGTCATGGGCGCACTGCATCCTCGCCACGTTGCAGCCCAAGACCTCGACACCGGTACGCTGATCCTGTTGGGGGCTGGGCCGGACTTCTGGCCCGCACTGAAAGCCTCACCAGAATGGCACCAGGCCGACCCCGTTGACCGATGGTCGAAAAGGGTGGTCAGTCAGATGGCCAAGGCGCTCGGCGCCCGGGCGTATTTTCCGTTTAGCGGCCCCCCTTACACGCCATTCATCGACTGGGCGCTCAAATCTGGACGGACGTTCAGCAGCCCGGTCGGGGCATTGGTGCATGATACCGTTGGCATGATGATTTCCTATCGGGGCGCACTGCATTTTGCCGAAGAGTTCGCCATCCCAGCCCCTGCCGGCGTGTCGCCTTGCGAAACCTGCGCCGCGCCTTGCACGACGACCTGTCCGGTCAGCGCGCTGAACGCGCAGGATTTCTATGACGTCGCTGCATGCCACGACCATCTTGGCACCGCTGAAGGTCAGACCTGCATGTCTGGTGGGTGTCTGGCCCGCCTTGCCTGCCCCCTGAGCGCGGGCGCAGGACGCGACCCCGAACAATCGGCCCATCACATGAAAGCCTTTCATCCGTCATGA
- the argB gene encoding acetylglutamate kinase — MKTRDMNRDWIATAATLNSALPYLQRYDGAIVVIKLGGHAMGSDEAMESFARDVVLMRQVGVNPVVVHGGGPMINAMLGKLDIQSDFVNGKRVTDKATVEVVEMVLSGLVNKRIVQAINDQGGSAVGLSGKDASLMVCDQTDASLGFVGTPAEMNPKILHDLFSHDVIPVIAPLGAGRDGETFNVNGDTAAGAIASALKADRLLLLTDVSGVKNAAGDVVTELKAGQIREMTREGTIAGGMIPKTETALDALHSGVRAVVILDGRAPNAVLLELFTEHGAGSLIRPD; from the coding sequence ATGAAGACACGAGATATGAACCGGGACTGGATCGCCACCGCAGCCACACTCAACAGCGCCCTGCCCTATTTGCAGCGCTATGATGGAGCCATTGTCGTCATCAAACTTGGCGGGCACGCCATGGGCAGCGACGAGGCGATGGAAAGCTTTGCCCGGGACGTGGTTCTGATGCGCCAGGTGGGTGTGAACCCGGTGGTCGTCCACGGCGGTGGTCCGATGATCAATGCAATGCTGGGCAAGCTGGACATTCAATCCGATTTCGTGAACGGCAAGCGAGTGACCGACAAGGCCACGGTTGAAGTGGTCGAAATGGTTCTGTCCGGCCTCGTGAACAAACGCATCGTACAGGCGATCAATGATCAGGGCGGGTCGGCCGTGGGCTTGTCTGGCAAGGACGCAAGCCTGATGGTCTGCGATCAGACAGATGCGTCGCTGGGCTTTGTCGGCACTCCGGCCGAGATGAATCCGAAGATCCTGCACGATCTGTTTTCCCATGACGTAATCCCGGTCATTGCGCCGCTTGGTGCAGGCCGCGACGGTGAGACATTCAACGTCAATGGTGACACGGCAGCCGGGGCAATCGCATCTGCGCTCAAGGCAGACCGTCTGTTGCTGCTGACGGATGTTTCCGGTGTCAAGAACGCGGCGGGTGATGTCGTGACCGAACTCAAGGCCGGTCAGATAAGGGAAATGACCCGCGAAGGCACCATTGCAGGCGGCATGATACCCAAGACGGAAACCGCGCTGGACGCCCTGCACAGCGGCGTGCGGGCGGTTGTCATATTGGACGGGCGTGCACCGAATGCCGTGCTGCTGGAGCTGTTCACCGAACACGGGGCCGGGTCACTGATACGCCCGGACTGA
- the yihA gene encoding ribosome biogenesis GTP-binding protein YihA/YsxC, with product MTTLPFPLAEDPDEFALERGRKLFAGPSEFVKGVVAMNGLPAPDRLEVCFAGRSNVGKSSLINALTGTKGLARASNTPGRTQEINFFTQGPELYLVDLPGYGYANAPVKVVEKWQKLLKQYLSGRQTLRRAFVLIDSRHGVKPVDDEIMKLLDTSAVTFQCVLTKADKVKANEREKVLEQTRAALSKHPAAFPEIVLTSSEKGDGIATLRSIIAHLE from the coding sequence ATGACCACGCTTCCCTTCCCCCTGGCCGAAGACCCGGATGAATTCGCCCTGGAACGAGGCCGCAAACTGTTTGCAGGCCCGTCCGAGTTCGTCAAAGGCGTTGTCGCCATGAACGGTCTGCCTGCCCCGGACCGGTTGGAAGTCTGTTTTGCGGGGCGTTCGAACGTGGGCAAGTCCAGCCTGATCAATGCCTTGACCGGCACGAAGGGTCTGGCCCGCGCATCCAACACACCCGGCCGCACGCAAGAGATCAACTTTTTCACCCAAGGCCCGGAACTCTATCTCGTGGACCTGCCGGGCTATGGCTATGCAAACGCCCCGGTGAAAGTGGTCGAGAAGTGGCAGAAGCTGCTGAAACAATATCTCAGCGGGCGCCAGACGTTGCGCCGTGCCTTTGTCCTGATAGACTCGCGCCACGGGGTAAAACCGGTCGATGACGAAATCATGAAGTTGCTGGACACCAGCGCCGTGACGTTTCAATGCGTACTGACCAAGGCAGACAAGGTCAAAGCCAACGAACGCGAGAAGGTGTTGGAACAAACCCGGGCTGCGTTGTCCAAACATCCCGCAGCTTTTCCGGAGATTGTGCTCACGTCTTCCGAAAAGGGTGATGGCATCGCGACCCTGCGGTCCATCATTGCGCATCTGGAATAG
- a CDS encoding MOSC domain-containing protein has protein sequence MSGTVSGLWRHPIKSHGREALSQVTLIPGQTMPGDRVWAVAHEAAKTDGSEWAPCFNFSRGSKAPQLMAISAELQGERVTLRHPQRPELTFEPDTEQEVFLDWVKPLMPADRAASARIVRVPGRGMTDSDFPSISLCNMASHRAVEQKLGQTLSIVRWRGNIWFEGLPLWDEFDWLGRDVRIGEAVLRVRERITRCMATTANPETGERDADTLRALNRWDHQDFGVYAEVLQGGEIRVNDEVQVL, from the coding sequence ATGAGCGGAACGGTTTCAGGCCTTTGGCGCCACCCGATCAAAAGCCACGGGCGTGAAGCCCTGAGCCAAGTCACACTCATCCCCGGGCAGACCATGCCCGGGGATCGCGTTTGGGCGGTCGCTCATGAGGCCGCCAAAACCGATGGTTCTGAATGGGCCCCCTGTTTCAATTTCAGCCGCGGTTCAAAAGCGCCTCAGTTGATGGCCATTTCGGCCGAATTGCAGGGCGAACGGGTTACACTGCGCCACCCGCAGCGACCGGAATTGACTTTTGAACCTGATACGGAACAGGAAGTCTTTCTGGACTGGGTAAAGCCGCTTATGCCTGCGGATCGCGCTGCATCAGCCCGGATCGTTCGGGTTCCCGGGCGCGGCATGACCGACAGCGATTTTCCGTCGATCAGCCTGTGCAACATGGCATCGCATCGCGCAGTCGAACAGAAGCTGGGCCAGACTCTGTCCATTGTTCGGTGGCGCGGCAATATCTGGTTCGAAGGTCTGCCGTTATGGGATGAGTTTGACTGGCTGGGCCGTGACGTGCGCATAGGCGAGGCCGTGCTTCGCGTACGCGAGCGGATCACGCGGTGTATGGCCACCACTGCCAATCCCGAAACCGGTGAGAGGGACGCGGACACGCTGCGCGCCCTGAACAGATGGGATCATCAGGATTTCGGCGTTTACGCCGAGGTCCTTCAGGGCGGCGAAATCCGCGTCAACGATGAGGTGCAGGTGCTATGA